From the Sebastes fasciatus isolate fSebFas1 chromosome 3, fSebFas1.pri, whole genome shotgun sequence genome, one window contains:
- the pcyt2 gene encoding ethanolamine-phosphate cytidylyltransferase, with protein MITNGHYAAEQRAESGCSQPGGSVCSLEKRKRVVRLWCDGCYDMVHYGHSNQLRQAKAMGDYLIVGVHTDAEISKHKGPPVFTQEERYKMVRAIKWVDEIVEGAPYVTTLETLDEYNCDFCVHGDDITLTVDGKDTYEEVKREGRYRECRRTQGVSTTDLVGRMLLMTKTHHSNMDNPDYQQHTDNFGKGPKGNSPWTGVSQFLQTSQKIIQFASGKEPQPGDTIIYVAGAFDLFHIGHVDFLEMVYKQAERPYVIVGLHFDQEVNRYKGKNYPIMNIHERTLSVLACRYVSEVVIGAPYAVGKDLLDHFKVDLVCHGKTEVFPDKDTSDPYAEPKKRGVFRTIDSGNNLTTDDIVQRIIENRLQFEARNQKKEAKEIAMIEAMKKKEQQEQSEGAAQAAH; from the exons TTATGACATGGTTCACTACGGTCACTCTAACCAGCTGCGGCAGGCCAAAGCCATGGGAGATTACCTCATAGTTGGAGTGCATACAGATG CTGAGATTTCCAAGCACAAGGGTCCTCCGGTCTTCACTCAGGAAGAACGCTACAAGATGGTACGGGCCATCAAGTGGGTGGATGAGATAGTAGAAGGAGCGCCTTACGTCACCACCCTGGAGACTTTGGATGAGTACAACTGTGACTTCTGTGTGCACGGAG ATGACATCACGCTGACGGTAGATGGTAAGGACACATATGAAGAGGTAAAGCGTGAAGGCCGCTACCGGGAATGTAGACGCACACAGGGCGTCTCCACCACTGACCTGGTGGGACGAATGCTTCTCATGACCAAAACCCATCACAGCAACATG GATAACCCAGATTACCAGCAGCATACAGACAACTTTGGAAAA GGTCCTAAAGGCAACAGTCCATGGACAGGAGTGTCGCAGTTCCTCCAGACATCCCAGAAGATCATCCAGTTTGCCTCAGGAAAGGAGCCTCAGCCCGGAGACACCATCATCTACGTGGCCGGGGCATTCGACCTCTTCC ACATTGGCCACGTTGACTTCTTAGAGATGGTCTATAAGCAGGCGGAGAGGCCCTACGTCATCGTGGGTCTGCACTTTGACCAG GAAGTGAATCGATACAAGGGGAAGAACTATCCAATCATGAACATCCATGAGAGGACGCTGAGTGTCCTGGCCTGTCGG TATGTGTCAGAGGTGGTGATTGGTGCTCCATACGCAGTGGGCAAAGACCTGCTGGATCATTTTAAG GTGGACCTGGTGTGCCATGGCAAGACGGAGGTGTTTCCAGACAAGGATACGTCAGACCCCTACGCT GAGCCTAAGAAGAGGGGGGTTTTCAGGACCATCGATAGTGGGAACAATCTCACCACTGATGACATTGTCCAGAGGATCATTGAAAACAG GCTGCAGTTTGAAGCCAGGAACCAGAAGAAGGAGGCCAAGGAGATCGCAATGATCGAGGCGATGAAGAAGAaagagcagcaggagcagagtGAAGGTGCAGCCCAGGCCGCTCACTAG